Below is a genomic region from Methanobacterium sp..
TTATATGCCATCCAGTACTATCTTTGTAAGCATATTTCAATTTATCAACAGTATCCTGACCAAAAACCTCACCATAAACCATATGAGGGTTGCCTGAGGAGTCCAGTACAAGGGATACATAAAAACCCGCGCCCGCTTTGGTTGAGTCTACAATTTCTATATGCCATCCTTTACTATCCTTGTAAGCATATTTAAGTTCAGGGTAGTCTTTATCTGATTGTGCAACCTGATAATATGCTATATGGGGGTTTCCTGATTTATCTACAGCAATAGAATTGTATTCACCACTGCTGTCTATAATTGTACTGTTCCATGTACCCCCTGCACCAGGTTTATCAAGCATATATGTTATAGTAGTTACATTTGATATATGGCCTGCAGCGTCAGCTGCAATGAATTTCAAAACGGTAGTACCTATGGTGTTAATGTCTATAGGCCATGTGTAAAGTGTACTGTTTGTTGTAGGATTTGAACTGTCCCGAGTATAATATATTTTAGGATTCAAGTCCATTTCATCGACTGCACTCAATTCAACATCCTGATCAGAAGTATATAACCCTCCCAGCAAACTTGCTGAAGCTATTGGTGCAGTAATATCTGCCATAATATATGTTTCAGTGTAAACGGGGCTCCAGTTACCTGCATCATCCACAGTGGCGAATTTAAGAGTTGTATTAGTGTTAATTAAAAGAGAACTGGTATACTGAACTCTTGTACTGCTTGTACGTGGATCAGTACCGTCTGTAGTGTAATAGATTACTGGATTAGAATCAATATTATCAATTGCAGTTAAAGTTACAGATTTCCTCGTGTTATAAGTACCTCCAGCAATGTCAGCAGAAGCCGTTGGACTGGTTTTATCTATTGTGTAAGTTCTTGTAACTATGTCTGAAACATTTCCAGCATCATCAACTGCTATGAACTTTAAAGTGATAGTCCCTTCATCACTGAATGTTATTGGATCCTTATAAAGTATACTACTTGTAGTTGGGTCTGAACCATTAAGTGTATAATATATTTTTGGGTTAGGGTACAGATTGTCACCTGCAGTTAAGGTAACAGTTTTTAAAGTGTTATATGCACCGCTTGCAATGTCAGAAGAGACATCAATAATTTTAACGACGATGTATTGAGTTATTTCACTGTTACCATGGTCATTAGTTACTGTTAATTTAACTGTGTAATTACCAGCTGCATTATATGTATATGTTGGGTTCTGTTCAGTACTGTCAATCACTCCGTCATTATCAAAATCCCAAGCATATGTTAATGGTTTGACTCCTGTTGACTTGCTGGTAAAATGAACTGTCAGTGGAACTAATCCACTAGACACGTCTGTAGTAAATGCAGCATTTGCTTTTGGAGAACCCATGACAGCGTAGCCGCTTGGACCTCCTGTCTGTCCAGGCAAAATGCTGTTTGTCCATCCCATTCCCTGCCCATGAGTGGTATTTGCATTCCATGAGTAAACATTGAAAGCTGCGAGGGAGTAAAGATTATCAAAGCTGTAATTTACCTTTACATTTCCATAATTAATGAAAGTATTTCCACCAGGGTAATTAGACCCCAGGAGACCCGCATGTAGGTCTACAAACAATATATAAAACATATTAGATGAATCATTCATATCTTCCCCATAAAATATAGGATATGCTGTATCTCCACCTGCAAGCTTCCAGTTTTGAGGTCCGTAAATGAAATCACTCTTATAAAATGTTTTATCAATAGTCACTGCTTGATAAGTAACAGAACTGATATCGGGTGCGGTATCCCTGGCATCCGTTGGTGTCCATGTATACCCACTTGCCTTAATGTGCACTGCGAAGTCATCAGGTATTGTCCCATTGACAGCAATCATTAAAATGACATCGTCCTGATATCCCCTGCCACCAGTATCTGTGACATAAAATACTCCCGACTGGTTTGAAGTGATTGTATACTGTCCATAATTAGCCCCAGATGTAGAATTAGCAGATACATGAACTGCATTCAGCCCACCACCAGATCCTAAATCCTGCATGTAATAGGAAGTGTTATCTGTTGTATTAATATAAACATCATTATAATCAGAAATAGGTGTCGTAGAATTTGTAGAATTCACATTATCTGCCGACACACTTCCACTAAAAATAAGCATTAAAGCACATATCAGTGCTATAAATATTACACATCTCCCCCAGTTTTTCAATTTTTTGTCCGCCTCCCCTATTTTCGTTAAAACATGAATGTAATCAATATCAAAATAAAAAAAATAAAAAAAAAATAAATTATTTTTTCCTGCTTAAAGCTAATCCACTTCCTACAAGTAACAGAGCTGAAACAAGGCCACCAAGCGGTAAACCAGTATCCTGCATAGGTACTGTTTTATTAGTAGTCGTGGTTACTGCATGCACAGTAGTGCCATTATCTGAACCTGAGCCTGAATCATTACCTGTTGGAGCTGAAACAGCATTTACAAGTAAAAAACCAATGCTACTGTTTAATTCAGGGTCATAACCTTCAGTAGTGACTGTAGGCTGTAAGTTGTAACTTCCAGCACTTAAAACGCTTACATTAAGCCATAAGTACGGGTCACCGACAGTTACATTACCTAAATTCCAGGTTAAAATTCTGGTAGCGTTATCATAAGAAACGGTACCTTGATCTACAGTTGCGCCGTTATATTCCAGACCTTCAGGAATCACATAAGTGAATACCACATCATTAGCAGTGCCAGGTCCATTATTACCCACTTTGAAAGTGTAAATTACCTTATCACCAACTTGAGGGTTGGCCTTAGATGGAGTAACCTGTACATACACATCAGATTTGATGGTATACGTTTCGCTGTAAACTGGGCTCCAGTTACCAGTAGGGTCAACTGCAGCATATTTAAGCGTGGTTGTGCTGCTTATTGTGATTGGGGCAGAATAGACGCTTCTTGTACTGCTTGTTTGCGGATCGCTGCCATCTGTGGTGTAATAAATTGTTGCACTGTCACTGTCATCTGTAGCGTTCAATGTCACGGTTTGTGTGGTGTTGAAAACTCCTCCAACCTGACTGATATTTACTATTGGTGCTGTAACATCATTAACAGTTATGATTTGAGTTTCGGTGTTGCTACCACCTGCGTTTGTAGCAGTTAAACTGACAGTGTATACCCCTGGTTTAGTGTAAGTATGAGCAGGGTTCTGTTCAGTTGATGTAGTTCCGTCACCAAAGTCCCAGCTCCAGGAGGTAGGGCTGTTGGTAGATTGATCATTGAACTGTACATCCATAGGTGCTGATCCATTGGTTGCATTAGCTGTGAAATTAGCTGATGGAACTCCTATAACGTTATAACCGCCCTGAGCAATGTTACTTGCCATAGGAATACCTGTACCCCAGTTACATGCTGAGAACCATCCGTATGCACCAAATGCAGCGAAGGACTCCAGATTGTTGAAACTGTAAGTTACCTCGATGGACCCATTGGTAACACCAGAATATGCATTGGTACAAAATGCACCCACATTCAGGTCAATGAACATCAAAGAGAAATTGTTTGAAGAATCTTGACCTTGATATATGGGATAATTAACGGAATTGGTAGGTTTCCAGCTTTGAGGACCGTAAATGAAATCACTCTTATAAAATGTTTCATTTAAAGCATTATCTACCCACATAACATCAGTAAGTGATGATGTTGAAGGATTAGTAAGCGCAGGAGCAGGTATAGTATATGTGTAACCGCTGGATGTAATAGTAACACTAAAATCATCAGGAATCGTTCCATTAACAGCAAGCAATAAAATTGCATCGTCCATATGTCCTATACCTCCGCTAAAAACAATCCAAAAAGTTCCAGACTGGCTGGTTGAATTTGTTTTTGTACCATATTTGTTGGTAGGATCTGTGGATATCTGAACAGGGTTCATTCCACCGCCCCCGCGGGCAATATAATAACTGTTAGGGACATAAATTGTTGAATAATCCCCTTCTTTATTTACACCATTAGGCATGTCATACTTCACACCGGCATCATTAGCAACATAGAATACAATCCCATTATTGCTAGTTAACACGCTGGTAGCGTTCCAAGCAGTTATATAATTTTTCTTGGTCACATTACTGCTTCCATCGCTGTTTAATACATTAAGCTTAACTGTATAAGCCCCTACAGCGCTGTAAGTGTGTGTTGGGTTTTTCAGTGTGGAAGTATTTCCGTCACCAAAATCCCAGTTCCAAGAAGTAGGATTTCCAGAAGAAGTGTCGTTAAACTGAACCGTCAACGGAGCAAAACCATTAGTAGTGTTACTCGTGAAATTAGCAGACGGTGAAGCTGCAGATACACTTCCACATAGAATAAACATCATAGCAAAAGCAAGAGCTATTACTAGTATACTCTTTCGCATTTTAACCTCCATTTAATTCGAATGATTGGATCAAAATAAAGATCCATAACTAAGAATATACGAAGTAAATATATAAGCATATCGATTTTACGTATGTTTAAAGCTTATTTATTACTTATTCTTAAAACTAAGTCTTATTAGTAGATTTTCATCTTATTGTATTAATTTATGCTAAAATTAGGATATAACAAATATGGTGATAATCTAATATTGAAAATTAGATAAGTATATTGAATTTTAATTAGTAAAGGGCAATTTAAACACTTAAATTAGGCTTCTAATTGATATGAAATTAAATGCATGTCATATTAAAGGGCCAAAATTATAAAAATTATATATTAGAATTTTTTGGTTAAATTAATATAAAAATAAGGAACAATAACTAATTTAGTATGATATTTATGCTTTTTTACACGTTTATAGTTCTTAAATAGTTATTAACCATTTAAAAAAAATAAAGATAAATAATACATTTATATCAAGTTAACTTGAAATTACCAATTTAAAATAAATAGAAAGTAAAAATAATGCCTAAATTTTGTGTAAAATTCAAATTTAAGCTTTAAATCAATTAATGATACGAATATATCTTAAAATCACTCATGCGGTGTATACTCTTAAAATTTATCCCCTGTTTACAGCCTTCAGCACACTGCCGTCTTTCTCAACAAAAAGGATCACCTTACCGTTCACTGGACATGGTTTAATGAGTTTACTGGAGTTGAAAATCAAACCACTTGTAATTGACTGCCCATCAAGGGTGTATATGCCATCAATACCACCATCCAGAAGCTCTTCAGCAGTTTTCTGGCCGGTGATCTTTTTGGGTCCCACCACTAAAAACCTCCCATCATTTTTAGTTGATGCAAGGCCTAAACCCGCCATAGCACCAATAACTCCATCTTCCGTACCGCCTAAACCTTCAAGTCGGATCCCAAGGTTATGCGCTAAATTCCTTGCTTTTTCCTGATTCAATATGGTGTATTTAGCGTCGTTTCCAAAAGCAGCGAGTGCAGGTGTGATCTGACTTTCATGGGCAACTGCAAGTCCTGGATCACTTCCTTCTATAAAATCGTCCATCATTTCACCCTTTACCACTTCAAACAACCCATCAATAGCATCTATTTCCCTGTTTTCAATATGGATCACTGAACACGTGTTGTGGGATGTATAAGGGATATCTGGATGTTTATACAACTGGTGGCGTGTAACACCGTAAACTGGATAATCTTTTGAAAGTTCTTTAGCAATTGTACGTGATAATTTACCTGTTCCCCTAGATTCAAGGTTGTCTGTATCGTCCATGCATATGTAAATCATTTTAAATCTCCTTAATTGTCTTTGTGTTTTTTATTTTTATTATAAGTTCTATTAACTAAGCTTGAAAATTCCTTAAGTTTTGATGCGAGGCCTTTATAATGAGGCAAATAAGCCTCGTAGAAATATATTCTTTCTGGACCAATTCCTGCTTTTTCTAATTCATCTTTCAATTCTTCTACTTTAAGCATTAACTTCTCACTTACATGACTTCCTGCAACATTTCCAGTCCCATCACCCAAAAATATACCTGCTGCACCCATTTTAAATGCATGAAGTATATGTTTAGGTTCTAACCTTAAAATAGAAGGAACTTTAATAATTCGAACCTCTGAAGGGTAGTTTAACCTGTTTTTACCCATACTATCAGCCGCAGTGTAGGCAATTTCTTTATCAAGAAATGCAATAACTGCAGGAGTCCCTGTACTCAAACATCCATCGATCCTTGCAAAAATATCTTCATCACTGCTTAAAGGTAAAGAGATTGCATTATTTTGACATTTTGATATACACCCTCCACACCCAGAACATGCAACTGGATCAACCTGAATAGTTTCACCGAGATATACTGCGCCTGAATGACACAAATCTATGCATTCTTCGCACATTAAACATCTATAATGATCAACAACGGCAAAATCAGGTTCTATTTCAATATTACCCTGAGAAATTA
It encodes:
- a CDS encoding chitobiase/beta-hexosaminidase C-terminal domain-containing protein, translating into MKNWGRCVIFIALICALMLIFSGSVSADNVNSTNSTTPISDYNDVYINTTDNTSYYMQDLGSGGGLNAVHVSANSTSGANYGQYTITSNQSGVFYVTDTGGRGYQDDVILMIAVNGTIPDDFAVHIKASGYTWTPTDARDTAPDISSVTYQAVTIDKTFYKSDFIYGPQNWKLAGGDTAYPIFYGEDMNDSSNMFYILFVDLHAGLLGSNYPGGNTFINYGNVKVNYSFDNLYSLAAFNVYSWNANTTHGQGMGWTNSILPGQTGGPSGYAVMGSPKANAAFTTDVSSGLVPLTVHFTSKSTGVKPLTYAWDFDNDGVIDSTEQNPTYTYNAAGNYTVKLTVTNDHGNSEITQYIVVKIIDVSSDIASGAYNTLKTVTLTAGDNLYPNPKIYYTLNGSDPTTSSILYKDPITFSDEGTITLKFIAVDDAGNVSDIVTRTYTIDKTSPTASADIAGGTYNTRKSVTLTAIDNIDSNPVIYYTTDGTDPRTSSTRVQYTSSLLINTNTTLKFATVDDAGNWSPVYTETYIMADITAPIASASLLGGLYTSDQDVELSAVDEMDLNPKIYYTRDSSNPTTNSTLYTWPIDINTIGTTVLKFIAADAAGHISNVTTITYMLDKPGAGGTWNSTIIDSSGEYNSIAVDKSGNPHIAYYQVAQSDKDYPELKYAYKDSKGWHIEIVDSTKAGAGFYVSLVLDSSGNPHMVYGEVFGQDTVDKLKYAYKDSTGWHIIILDQNSYISYINLVLYNDQPRISYYNNSANNGAGELQYMYKNGTKWVIENVTPKSSGGRWNSLAVDSNGNPRISYYDIVSGPVQGSLRYAERTSDGVWKTTIVDGNMLDLLNVGAWNSLALDSSGNPCISYNVNNGTNGSLKYAYWNGTKWITEVVSNLKSLCSKLVLTQSNSPLIVYQDSTTQNLKYAYKEGSGWITDNYIDTVDGVGQWISLTLSPSGIPNVSYTTANSRLKYAYLVPFILHASICGGNYNTTQMVNLTSTAETTIYYTKDGSDPRKSSAKIKYTSPVMVNSTMTLKFAAVDSATNWSSVYIETYTITDNISPTVGANVPSGLYNTAKSVSLSMSEIGTIYYTTNGITPTKSSIKYTGPISIGSTTTLKFLAVDGAGNLSPVYTVNYTIDKTAPKASVSVPSGYYNANKAVTLKMSESGTIYYTKNGSTPTTSSTKYTGQISITSSTTLKFLAVDKAGNKSPVYTVKYVIDKTRPYVKSMYPKKSSTGISRSKTLYIKFSENIKTSINWSKVYIKNLKTGKKIAVSKLIKNNVLYLKTGKRSAYTWYQIYIPASAIKDVAGNNGIGYTWKFKTGKY
- a CDS encoding PKD domain-containing protein, with amino-acid sequence MRKSILVIALAFAMMFILCGSVSAASPSANFTSNTTNGFAPLTVQFNDTSSGNPTSWNWDFGDGNTSTLKNPTHTYSAVGAYTVKLNVLNSDGSSNVTKKNYITAWNATSVLTSNNGIVFYVANDAGVKYDMPNGVNKEGDYSTIYVPNSYYIARGGGGMNPVQISTDPTNKYGTKTNSTSQSGTFWIVFSGGIGHMDDAILLLAVNGTIPDDFSVTITSSGYTYTIPAPALTNPSTSSLTDVMWVDNALNETFYKSDFIYGPQSWKPTNSVNYPIYQGQDSSNNFSLMFIDLNVGAFCTNAYSGVTNGSIEVTYSFNNLESFAAFGAYGWFSACNWGTGIPMASNIAQGGYNVIGVPSANFTANATNGSAPMDVQFNDQSTNSPTSWSWDFGDGTTSTEQNPAHTYTKPGVYTVSLTATNAGGSNTETQIITVNDVTAPIVNISQVGGVFNTTQTVTLNATDDSDSATIYYTTDGSDPQTSSTRSVYSAPITISSTTTLKYAAVDPTGNWSPVYSETYTIKSDVYVQVTPSKANPQVGDKVIYTFKVGNNGPGTANDVVFTYVIPEGLEYNGATVDQGTVSYDNATRILTWNLGNVTVGDPYLWLNVSVLSAGSYNLQPTVTTEGYDPELNSSIGFLLVNAVSAPTGNDSGSGSDNGTTVHAVTTTTNKTVPMQDTGLPLGGLVSALLLVGSGLALSRKK
- a CDS encoding ABC transporter substrate-binding protein; this translates as MIYICMDDTDNLESRGTGKLSRTIAKELSKDYPVYGVTRHQLYKHPDIPYTSHNTCSVIHIENREIDAIDGLFEVVKGEMMDDFIEGSDPGLAVAHESQITPALAAFGNDAKYTILNQEKARNLAHNLGIRLEGLGGTEDGVIGAMAGLGLASTKNDGRFLVVGPKKITGQKTAEELLDGGIDGIYTLDGQSITSGLIFNSSKLIKPCPVNGKVILFVEKDGSVLKAVNRG